Proteins found in one Ptychodera flava strain L36383 chromosome 3, AS_Pfla_20210202, whole genome shotgun sequence genomic segment:
- the LOC139129645 gene encoding hemicentin-1-like isoform X3, protein MTGSTPPTLFAVVLATIIHTAATQQVFTEQPSSVTVVQGNDVTLNCVVNDKEGTLEWTKDGVTISSDDTIDNGNARLSIDGDQAAGEYNLKITSTITSDSGTYGCIVRAAGSSAEIGPAEAELTVGLQQSFITEPQDITATVGDTLSLSCSVSDKGGSVNWLQGSTVLTSDYTVLTNLDSRVTVLDNGNSGVTYDLQIIDSIVSDTAEYKCSVTSTEFGHVAIEATAQVTVSEPVIQKFTVEPQNTQTSVDQSATLFCTVENIEGTLSWFKDDVSISSDRDITNGDSRLSIVGDESSGEYNLRVLSATESDEGDYYCLVTAAGGSSEIISSVANLDVNSEGQRLGDLPSDVSPKVSSDVTLPCSVVNRNGNVLWLQNGQSVSTNRVVADSYSDRFSIIGNETQDEFYLLIEDIQLDDAGSYTCAVTGTPSTSYTVTVTVEEAEAPDSGSPQCFGPSNDLNEGDEIMLICSSQGGDPPATLTWSKDGQEVASEPVETQIGVKIGVPLTLGYDDQGDVYTCTSSHVTYSELKTCQLPALQINLIPRIAVDVEPSILEITEGAQGTFTCNATGDPPVTAYTWYYNSQAINSTDRRFEHDEGRTVLRVISAEKSMDDAKIWCTASNAIDRQTATASINLVDQTIEEDDTLSFRFLAAVVALIAGIIVAAIVIAVIIYCVIKKRRERDDEDEEGDKAPVVQTQEQAAVRSDVGSGRKGLSVPPNGNMAVLTGSNYFVNNRSNKKSLPPVRNGHPNSGQESVHYDIVYEKSGRDRRRSRKQRKPRIIKHNVVDPLNDRKGTPPPSYDDHDKYERPRDRKDGSRSRHRSHDRERDRDSSRRSRSRSSRRREESPPPRRSRESRKSRRDDDVELDRFRRDDDKRRSRRRDDERRDDRRDRDDRHHRRSRSASETRSRSERDRDEDKHRARSSDRRSSKRRDRSYDEDDRPRSRDKDRSYDRDDRREKERVRDIELVQRYRRYIEGVDDH, encoded by the exons ATGACGGGAAGCACGCCCCCTACGCTATTCGCGGTTGTCTTGGCAACCATCATACACACAG CGGCAACCCAGCAAGTTTTCACAGAGCAGCCGAGCAGCGTCACGGTCGTGCAGGGCAATGACGTCACACTGAATTGCGTGGTCAACGACAAGGAAGGCACGCTGGAGTGGACGAAAGACGGCGTGACCATCAGCAGTGACGACACCATCGACAACGGCAACGCCAGGCTGTCGATCGATGGCGACCAGGCGGCCGGCGAATACAACCTGAAAATAACATCAACTATAACGAGCGACTCCGGTACCTACGGGTGTATCGTTCGCGCAGCGGGTTCCAGCGCTGAAATCGGACCGGCGGAAGCAGAGCTCACCGTCGGAC TTCAGCAGTCTTTCATCACAGAGCCGCAGGACATCACAGCGACCGTCGGCGACACGCTCTCGCTGTCTTGCTCCGTGAGCGACAAGGGTGGTTCCGTCAACTGGCTTCAAGGCTCCACCGTGCTGACGTCGGACTACACGGTGCTCACCAACTTGGACTCACGGGTCACGGTGCTTGACAACGGCAACTCGGGCGTGACGTACGACCTACAGATTATCGATTCCATCGTGAGCGACACTGCTGAGTACAAGTGTTCCGTGACGTCGACGGAGTTCGGTCACGTGGCCATTGAGGCGACAGCACAGGTGACGGTGTCAG AGCCGGTCATTCAGAAGTTCACGGTCGAGCCACAGAACACACAGACATCGGTGGATCAATCGGCGACGCTCTTCTGCACCGTGGAGAACATAGAGGGAACGCTTAGTTGGTTCAAGGATGACGTCTCGATCAGCAGCGACCGCGACATCACCAACGGCGACTCCCGGTTGAGCATCGTGGGCGACGAATCGAGCGGCGAGTATAATCTTCGGGTGTTGTCGGCCACAGAGTCCGACGAGGGAGATTATTACTGCCTGGTGACTGCGGCGGGCGGCAGCAGCGAAATCATATCAAGCGTAGCTAATCTCGATGTCAATT CTGAAGGACAGCGTCTTGGTGACCTGCCCTCAGATGTCAGTCCAAAGGTCAGCTCTGACGTCACTCTACCGTGTTCCGTGGTCAACCGTAATGGCAATGTCCTGTGGCTTCAGAATGGCCAGAGTGTCAGCACCAACCGTGTTGTGGCCGATAGCTATAGCGACAG ATTTTCGATTATCGGCAATGAAACGCAGGACGAATTTTATTTACTTATCGAAGACATCCAACTGGATGACGCGGGCAGCTACACATGCGCAGTGACGGGCACGCCATCAACGTCATACACAGTCACAGTGACTGTCGAAG aGGCCGAAGCACCAGACAGCGGAAGCCCTCAGTGTTTCGGACCGTCGAACGATCTGAATGAGGGAGACGAAATCATGTTGATCTGCTCGAGTCAGGGTGGAGATCCCCCGGCGACGCTGACGTGGAGCAAAGACGGCCAGGAAGTGGCGAGCGAGCCCGTGGAAACTCAAATCGGCGTCAAAATTGGCGTACCGTTGACTTTAGGCTATGACGACCAGGGCGACGTGTATACCTGCACCTCGAGTCACGTGACTTACAGCGAACTCAAAACCTGTCAACTCCCGGCATTGCAAATCAACC TGATTCCTCGTATCGCCGTGGACGTCGAACCAAGCATCCTGGAAATCACGGAAGGCGCTCAGGGCACATTCACGTGCAACGCCACCGGGGACCCGCCCGTGACGGCCTACACCTGGTACTACAACTCGCAGGCAATCAACAGCACCGACCGCCGCTTCGAACACGACGAAGGCAGGACCGTGCTGCGCGTGATCAGCGCCGAGAAAAGCATGGACGATGCCAAGATATGGTGCACGGCATCGAATGCAATAGATCGCCAGACAGCTACAGCAAGCATCAATCTCGTTG ACCAGACAATTGAAGAAGACGACACCCTGAGTTTCCGATTTTTGGCGGCAGTAGTGGCCCTGATTGCTGGCATCATTGTAGCAGCCATCGTCATCGCCGTCATCATTTATTGTGTTATCAAGAAGAGGCGCGAAAGGGATGACG AGGATGAAGAGGGAGACAAAGCCCCGGTCGTACAGACGCAAGAACAGGCAGCTGTGAGATCAGACGTCGGCTCGGGCAGGAAGGGACTGTCGGTACCTCCGAATGGAAACATGGCCGTCCTCACTGGTTCAAATTACTTCGTCAACAACAGATCGAATAAGAAATCTCTTCCGCCAGTGCGCAACGGACACCCGAACTCTGGCCAGGAATCCGTGCACTACGACATCGTTTACGAGAAGTCTGGAAGAGATCGGCGACGGAGCCGCAAGCAGAGGAAACCTCGAATTATCAAACACAACGTTGTAGACCCGTTAAACGACAGAAAGGGCACGCCACCACCCTCCTACGACGACCATGATAAATATGAAAGGCCGAGAGACAGGAAAGACGGCAGTCGTTCTCGTCACAGATCACATGACCGAGAACGAGATCGTGACTCAAGCAGACGTTCTCGTTCTCGATCTTCGCGCAGGAGGGAGGAATCGCCACCACCACGCCGGTCAAGGGAATCCCGGAAATCAAGACGGGATGACGACGTGGAATTGGACAGGTTTCGTCGCGACGACGATAAGCGACGATCTCGAAGACGTGACGACGAACGCAGAGATGACAGACGTGATAGAGATGATAGACACCACAGGAGATCGAGAAGTGCCTCTGAAACGAGATCTCGCTCTGAGCGAGACAGAGATGAAGACAAACATCGAGCTAGATCTAGTGACAGGCGATCGTCGAAACGCAGGGACAGGTCCTATGACGAAGACGATCGACCCAGGTCTCGTGACAAAGATAGATCGTACGATCGAGACGACAGGCGAGAAAAAGAGAGG GTTCGTGACATTGAGCTTGTTCAGCGTTATCGGCGTTATATCGAGGGAGTCGACGATCACTAG